CAAAGACGAAGATGATTTTACTACTCTGTTCTCCGTAGCGGATCAATTGTCGAATTATTTAGTGCGCAGTACGACTAATCGCCAAGCGAAGACGCTGACGGAAGACGATGTGTTCCTTAAGCCACAAGTTGGTGATATGGAAACGACAGAATTTGACAAGATGCCTGAAGCGTTCAGAAAAGGTTATCAAATTACTATTCAAAACAAAGAGTTACTCAAACGCTACAGCGTGTCTTCATCTGAGTATCAGGATTACGTTGATCACAAAGAAGATGTACGCAGAAAGCTGCGATATGGCGACGAAATCACCGTTGATAAGATTGTTGTCCATAATCACACTCACTATAGTGATGCCATACTAGAGAAACATTTGGGCCTTAGTGCAGGTCATCGCTATAAAACGTCGGAAGTTGAGCAGAGTATTCAGAATCTTTACGCGTTAGATCGTTTTGAATTGATCACTTATCGCTATGATAAAATTGACGATCAGGACGCCTTAATTGTAAACGTCAAAGAAAAGTCTTGGGGTCCTAACTATGTCAACTTCCGTTTCTTCCTGGAAGATGACTTTGATACTGACAGTCAATACGCAATAGGGGTATCGACCAATTTTACCAATATCAATGAGTTTGGCGCTGAGCTGACTCTTAATGTTGAAATGGGCACAGATAAACTCATAGAAGGGGAATTTTACAGCCCGATTTTTTCCAGTTCTGACGTGTTCACTACTTTGGGCGTCACGTTCAGCAATGAAAAGGTCAATGTGTCTAACGATGTAGGGGAAGTGCCGTCACTCAAAGCGACTCAAGATTTTTTCCCGATATCGTTTACTGAGTGGGAATCTGAGTGGGCTGTGGGTTACCAAGATACTTTGTGGCGACGATTTAAAGTCGGTGTCAGATACACTGATGGCTCAGGAGAACTCGCGTCGCTGCCATCATTGGGTGACGTCTCATTTAAGCGATTAGGTGCGTTTGCCAATTATCGCATCGATACCTTAGATAACTACAGTTTGCCCAATAGAGGGCTGTACTTGAATCTGGATTACCTAGTGTCACATGATGAAAGTGTCGGCAGTTCAGGTAGTGTTTTCGCAGGTCATGATGAAGATACGGCTTATGAATATGGTGCTAAGATCGTCTATGCCAATAGCTTCTCGCGCCATACTTTGGTTGCGAACCTCGATGTTGGAGTGGTAGAAAGCAAAAATTCTTCTCTTATCATCGACCCCAAAGAGCTTGGCGGCTTCCTCAATTTATCTGGTATCCCACGTAATAGCTTGATTGGTCAGAACAAAGCGTTTGGTAGTTTGGTGTATCGCTACCGTTGGTTCGACAATGACTTTGGGTTGTTTTCTTCACCATTTTACTTAGGTGCGTCTTTTGAATACGGTGGTGTTTGGTCAGATCCAAGCATCAAACTCGATTCGGCGCCATTGTACGCTGCAGGTTCTCTGTTTGCCGGGGTTGATTCTCCCGTTGGGCCAATCATGTTTGGCTATGGCAGAACAGAACAAAACTACGATTCTATATACTTGATTATAGGGACGAGTTTTAAATAGTTATTTAATAATTCATTCAATCAATCATCTATTATCAAAGCAGGGAATTGATGAAATTAAGCAAAGAAAATCATAGAACTTTAGTCTTAAGTTGCTATGTTGGTCAAAATGATGAGATTTTAATTTATCGTTAAATTTGCTATCCTACTGCCCACAGTTTGGCCTCTCTGGCACTGTTTCTCACTCAAGATGAATGAAAAATATGGCAAAAAGGAGAGCCAAGTTTCCAAGGATGTTCACTTCGTTACGTTGAATAATAGTAATAATAACGGAGGAACCGCAATGAGAGGAAAAAGTCGTGCTTGAAGCCTATCGTAAACACGTCGCAGAGCGTGCTGCTGAAGGAGTTGTTCCTAAACCACTAGACGCCGAGCAAGTTGCTGGTCTTGTCGAACTTCTGAAAAATCCCCCTCAAGGTGAAGAAACTGTAATTCTTGACCTACTAGAAAATCGTATCCCACCTGGCGTAGATGAAGCTGCATATGTCAAAGCAGGTTTTCTGACGGCTATTACCAAAGGCGAAGTGGAATCGCCACTGGTAAGTCGTGAAAAAGCAGCTGAGTTGTTGGGTACGATGCAGGGTGGCTACAATATCGCTCCGCTAGTTGACCTTCTTGATGATGACGCGTTGGCATCTATTGCTGCAAAAGCACTATCTCACACTCTACTCATGTTTGATGCTTTCTATGACGTAGAGGAGAAAGCGAAAGCAGGTAACACTTACGCACAGCAAGTACTGCAATCTTGGGCTGATGCTGAGTGGTTTACCTCGAAAGAGAAAGTTGCTGAGAAAATTACCGTTAAAGTATTCAAAGTCACTGGTGAAACTAACACCGATGACTTGTCTCCGGCGCCTGATGCATGGTCGCGCCCAGATATCCCAGTGCACGCGAAAGCGATGCTGAAAATGGAACGTGATGGTATCAACCCAGACGAACCAGGAAGCGTTGGTCCTATCAAACAAATCGAAGAGCTACAAAAAGATGGTATTCCATTGGCTTACGTCGGTGATGTCGTGGGTACCGGTTCTTCACGTAAGTCAGCGACTAACTCTGTACTTTGGTTCATGGGTGAAGATATCCCATTTGTACCAAACAAACGTACAGGCGGTATCTGTTTAGGCGGTAAGATCGCACCAATCTTCTACAACACGATGGAAGACTCAGGTGCACTACCAATTGAGCTAAACGTTCAAGACATGAACATGGGTGACGTGATTGAAATTTACCCATATGAAGGTGTTGTGCGCAAAGGTGGCGCAGAAATTTCAAACTTTGAGCTGAGCAAGGTACTGCTTGATGAAGTGCGCGCTGGTGGCCGTATTCCATTGATCATTGGTCGTGGTTTAACAAGTCGTGCTCGTACTTCGCTTGGCCTAGAAGAAAACGATCTGTTTGCGAAGCCGATTGATCCTTCCGCATCAAGCAAGGGTTACACACTGGCTCAGAAGATGGTCGGTAAAGCATGTGGCGTTGAAGGTGTTCGCGCTGGTCAATACTGCGAACCTAAGATGACGACAGTCGGTTCTCAGGATACAACTGGCCCTATGACGCGTGATGAGCTAAAAGACCTTGCGTGTCTTGGCTTCTCAGCTGATCTAGTGATGCAGTCATTCTGTCATACTTCTGCGTATCCAAAACCAGTCGACGTCAACACGCACCATACGTTGCCTGATTTCATCATGAACCGTGGTGGTGTCTCTCTTCGTCCAGGCGATGGCGTTATCCACTCATGGCTAAACCGTATGCTTCTTCCTGATACTGTTGGTACAGGTGGTGACTCGCACACTCGTTTCCCTCTGGGTATTTCATTCCCAGCTGGTTCTGGTCTAGTTGCGTTTGCTGCAGCGACAGGTGTTATGCCGCTTGATATGCCGGAATCAATCTTGGTTCGTTTTAAAGGCGAAATGCAGCCAGGTATCACGCTACGTGATTTAGTTCATGCGATTCCTTACTACGCCATTCAACAAGGTCTATTGACAGTTGAGAAAGCGGGTAAGATTAACGAATTCTCTGGCCGCGTGCTTGAGATTGAAGGTGTTGAACACCTAACGGTTGAGCAGGCGTTTGAGCTTTCAGATGCTTCTGCAGAGCGTTCAGCGGCTGGTTGTACAGTTAAATTGTCTCAAGAGTCGATTGAAGAGTATCTAAACTCGAATATCACCATGCTTAAGTGGATGATTTCCGAAGGTTACGGTGACCGTCGTACTATCGAGCGTCGTATCACTGCGATGGAAGAGTGGTTGGCGAAGCCAGAGTTGATGGAAGCAGACGCAGATGCGGAATACGCTCACATCATTGAAATCGACCTAGCAGAAATTGATCAACCTATTCTGTGTGCACCAAACGATCCAGATGACGCTCGTCTACTTTCTGAAGTTCAGGGTACCAATATCGATGAAGTCTTCATTGGTTCTTGTATGACTAACATCGGCCATTTCCGCGCTGCAGGTAAGCTACTAGAACAGTTCGGTGGTCAGTTAGATACTCGCCTATGGGTGGCTCCACCAACGAAGATGGACCGCGATCAGCTAACCGAAGAAGGTTACTACGGTATATACGGCCGTGCTGGTGTTCGTATTGAAACGCCAGGGTGTTCACTATGTATGGGTAACCAGGCACGTGTGGCAGATAAGGCGACAGTAATGTCAACGTCGACACGTAACTTCCCGAACCGTTTAGGTACCGGTGCTAACGTTTATCTTGCTTCTGCTGAGCTTTCGGCGGTTGGTGCGATTCTAGGTAAGATTCCCACTAAGGAAGAGTATCTAGAGTACGCGAAGCAAATCGACGCGACAGCCGCAGATACCTACCGTTACTTGAACTTCCATAAGATGGATCAGTACACTAAGAAAGCGGACTCAGTGATTTTTCAAGAGCCTGCATAATTAGCTCTGGAACACTGAATGGCTGACTAAGCGCCCACCTTAAGGTGGGCGCTTTTTTTGGACAATGGGAACGGACTTGGTCCTATGGAACGCTTCGCTCTAGATGCGAGAGTAGTAGGATCTATTCTAATTCTGTCATTCCCTAGACTGACGAAGGAAGGAGTAGGGAATCTCTTCAAGTATGTCGTTGTTTTAAAAGATCCCCAACTCATTCGTTCCTCATTCTTGAGGATGACGAGAGTGAGTTGCAATTAATCATAAGAATGGAGTTTGTCGTCTATACCTCGCCTCACACCTTTAGTCCTTGTATACTCCCGCCCATTGAGTTAGGCAGAACCGCAAGAGGCGCCCTATGGAATTTGAGTTTATTAGAAACACTTTAATGGGCGAGTACTACGTTAAGTCGAGTATGGGCCATGAAATTGCTGGTCGCTGGTTGCAGGAAGAAATCGGTAAGGATTGGCAGAAGATAGAGCAGGTCGAGTCTATGCTAGAGGCTGTACACCAGTCTCCACTTCAGGAACACACCATGCTGGGTACTGAGATTTCCATCTCTATTCATGGTGATGAAGTCACCATTCAAGAGAATGTGTTGGCGCATGGGGAAGCGATGGCAGAAGACAGCGAGTTTAATTTTTATGACAGTGAGAGTACGGCCAGTTGTGGCTTAGATGACTTTGAGCTACTGATTGAACAATGGAAAGGTTTTCTGACCACCAAATAAATCTGCACTGATATAGTGAAGAATGAAATTATTGCCTCATTATTGTGATAAAGGCGCACCGTTATGGTGCGCCTTTTTGTGTATTTGGCCCTCTGCGATTAATAAATCATTAATTATCAAATGCTTAATAAGTTGGCATGTCACTTGGATTATTAAAGATAAAAAGGATGACAGCTTCAGAGAGGATGCGATGAAACTTATTAATGCGATTATCAAACCATTCAAATTAGACGATGTTCGAGAGGCTCTTGCTGATGTCGGTATCGAAGGTATGACGGTATCCGAAGTGAAAGGATTTGGGCGTCAGAAAGGCCACACCGAGCTTTATCGTGGTGCAGAGTATCAAGTGGATTTCCTGCCTAAGGTGAAACTCGAGATAGCAACACAGGCTGAAAATGTAGACCGCGTGATTGAAGCTGTATCCAAAGCGGCGCACACAGGAAAAATCGGTGACGGAAAAATCTTTGTTTATGACCTGAGCCAGGCAGTGCGCATTCGTACTGGTGAAATGGACGCTGAGGCGCTTTAAGAATTCAAAGAACTGGAGATAAAAAAATGGAATTAACAACCACAGTAACCGAATTACGTTATGCACTAGACACTTTTTTTCTTCCTCATTTCAGGTGCGTTGGTCATGTGGATGGCGGCTGGTTTTGCCATGCTTGAGGCGGGTTTAGTTCGTTCAAAGAACACCACTGAAATTCTGACCAAAAATGTTTGCTTATATGCAATTGCATGTACCATGTATTTGGTCGTTGGCTACAACATCATGTATGTCGACAATGGTGAAGGCGGCTGGCTACCTTCATTTGGTACGTTGATAGGAACACAAGGGGAAGGCGCAGACCACTCTCTAGAATCTGACTTCTTCTTCCAAGTGGTGTTTGTTGCGACAGCTATGTCTGTTGTGTCTGGTGCGGTCGCAGAGCGAATGAAGTTATGGTCATTCCTTATTTTCTCAATGGTACTTACGGCATTTATCTACCCAATGGAAGGTTACTGGACTTGGGGAGGAGGTTTCTTGTCAGAAGCGGGATTTAGTGACTTTGCTGGCTCAGGTATTGTACACATGGCGGGTGCAGCCGCGGCATTAGCAGGTGTATTACTGTTAGGCGCTCGAAAAGGCAAATACGGGAAAAATGGTGAGATTTACCCAATTCCGGGTTCGAACATGCCCCTTGCGACACTGGGTACCTTTATCCTTTGGTTCGGTTGGTTTGGTTTCAACGGTGGTTCTCAGTTGATGGTCTCTGACTTTGAGAATGCAACGGCAGTAGGTCAAATCTTCCTCAACACAAATGCGGCAGCAGCAGCTGGTGCGATTGCCGCTCTTCTGGTGTGTAAAACGACGTGGGGTAAAGCAGACCTAACGATGATCCTCAATGGTGCATTGGCTGGTCTGGTTGCCATCACTGCCGATCCGCTGTCTCCATCGCCAATCTATGCCGTGGCTATTGGTGCAGTATCGGGCGCACTTGTCGTGTTCAGTATCATTGCGCTTGATAAGCTCAAGGTTGACGATCCAGTGGGGGCGATTTCGGTGCACGGTGTATGTGGTTTCTTCGGCCTGATGGTTGTGCCACTGAGTAATGGTGATGCAACGTTTGGTGCTCAGCTATTGGGTGCGGCGGTTATCTTTGCTTGGGTGTTCGGTGCAAGTCTTGCGGTGTGGGCAGTGCTTAAAGCAACGATCGGAATCCGAGTGTCTGAAGATGAAGAATTGGAAGGTATGGACATGCACGATTGTGGTGTGGGTGCCTACCCTGAATTTGTGACTGTGAAATAAGTTCGAACAAGACACAGACTGTTACAAATAAAATACTCAAAAACCTGCCAAGTTCGGCAGGTTTTTGCGTTTTACAGCATTGTTTTCTAAATCATCATGAATATAATAACGCAACTGATAAACGTTATCATTACGAAGTTAAAGGACTGAACCAATGAAAAAACTGCTGACTCTTTCTGCTCTGGCATGTGCGACATTAGCACCGACTGCGATGGCTGCTGAAGAAGTGAACGTCTACTCTTACCGTCAACCTTTCCTAGTTGAACCTATGTTCAACGAGTTCACTAAAGAAACAGGCATCAAAGTAAACGTTAAGTTCGCAAAGAAAGGCCTAGCAGAGAAACTAGCTCAAGAAGGCGAGTACAGCCCAGCTGACGTGATTCTGACGGTAGACATCAGCCGTTTGTCTGAGCTAACTAAGCAAGACTTGGTTCAGTCAGTAGAAAGCGCTGTTCTTGAAAAGAACATCCCAGCTCAGTACCAAGATGCTGACAATGAGTGGTTTGCTCTGACAACCCGTACTCGTAGCGTTTACTCTTCACGTGACCGTGTTGGTAAGCTAGGTGATGATTTCACGTACGCTGATCTTACTAAGCCTGAATTCAAAGGCAAAATCTGTACTCGTAGTGGTAAGCACCCTTACAACGTTTCTCTCGTCTCTTCCATGATTGCTCATAAAGGCGAAGCGGAAACTAAAGAGTGGCTAGAAGGCGTTAAAGCTAACCTAGCGCGTAAACCTCAAGGTAACGACCGTGCACAGGTTAAAGCGATTAAAGAAGGTCTATGTGACGTTTCTCTGGGTAACAGCTACTACCTAGGTAAGATGGTGAACGATAAAGAGCAGAAAGCGTGGGCTGATGCGGTTTACATTAACTTCCCTAACCAGAAAACAACTGGTACGCATGTAAACATCTCTGGTATGGCAATGGCTAAGTACTCTCCGAACAAAGAGAACGCACTTAAGCTGATGGAATTCCTAGCGGGTGATAAAGCTCAAAGCATGTACGCTGAAGTGAACTACGAGTACCCAGTGAAAGAAGGCGTTAAGCGTTCTGACCTAGTAGCATCTTGGGGCGATTTCAAAGCTGACACGATTTCTCTCGATGAAATTGCCGACCACCACGCAGCAGCAATCAAGCTTCTTGATGAAGTGAAGTTCGACCTGTAATCGTTCGACGCTTTATATACACAACCTCAAGTCGCTCTTTTACAAGGGCCACTTGAGGTTGTTTGTTTATAAGGGTATAACAGACCCTTAAGCGTATTGAAGGTATATGAGATGTATTAGCAAGTGCATTTGATTGATGTATACCTGTGATTGTTAGGCGATGAAAGAAAATAATTATTTATGGAAAACCAGTAGTGGGACGTTAGCCCTGCTACTGGTTTTGCCGATCTTAGCGATATTCCTTACCTCTATCGGCGAGACGGATGACCTGTTCTCGCATCTGATGTCGACGGTAATGCCAACCTATACCTTTAATACGGTAGTCTTGGCCGCAGGTACGATGGCTCTGTCCCTAGTTTTTGGTATCCCTTCTGCTTGGATTATGGCCATGTGTCGGATACCCAGCGAGCGGATTTTACAATGGGCTTTAGTGTTGCCTCTGGCTATGCCGGGTTACATCGTTGGTTACATCTTTACTGATTGGCTCGACTTTGCCGGACCATTACAAATTTTGCTGCGTGATTTAACAGGTTGGGGCCCCGGAGATTATTGGTTTCCAGATATCAGAACGTTGACTGGCGCTATCATTGTGCTGGCATTGGTGCTTTACCCTTACGTTTATCTGCTGTGTCGTGCTGCATTTATGGAGCAAAATGTCTCTTTGCTGCAATCAGCGCGCTTACTAAAATGCTCTCCTTGGGAAAGTTTCTGTCGTATCTCGCTTCCACTTGTCCGCCCCTCCATTGCCGTCGGTCTGTCGTTGGTTGCAATGGAAACCATTGGTGATTTCGGTACGGTGAGCTATTTCGCCGTCAATACTCTGACCACTGCGGTTTATGATACCTGGCTCGGTTACTCAAGCTTGACCGCGGCCGCTAAGATTTCTGCCATTATGTTGGTGTTTGTGATTCTCCTGCTTAGCGCAGAGCGCTACAGTCGTCGTAAACAAAAACTATTCCAGAATCAGTTCAGTAGCCGGGAGGACTTTCGTTACGAGTTATCAGGCTGGAAGAAATGGCTGGCGCTGACTTGGTGCTGGGGACTGGTTGCGATTGCATTCTTGTTCCCGTTGATGCAACTGGTGATCTACGCTTATAAGTATTTTGCACAGAGCTGGACACCGGAATTCCGAGAATACGCGTTGAATAGCCTCTACGTTTCGCTATCGGCGGCCGTTATTGGGGTAATTGTCGCTATCACCGTGAATTTTTATAATCGCTTAGCAGCTAACCGTCAGGGGCTGGCGTTCATGCGCTTGTCTTCTATGGGGTACGCGGTACCGGGGACCGTGTTGGCGATCGGGGTAATGGTCCCGGTTTTGTTTATGGACCATTTGGTCAATGACATTGCCAAATTTATGCAATGGGGTAGGCCGGGGCTGGTTTTTTCAGGCTCAATGTTTGCGCTTATTTTTGCCTTGGTCGTCCGATTTTCTGCGGTTGCAATCGGCAGTATTGAAAGCAGCTTAAATAAGGTTTCGCCCTCTCTGGATATGGCTTCCCGCACTATGGGGTGCAATTCCAATCAGATGTTGTGGCGAGTGCATTTCCCTTTGATTCGCCGTGGTGCCTTAATTGCTGGCTTGTTGGTTTTTATTGAATCAATGAAAGAGCTGAATGCAGCGTTGCTGCTTAGGCCTTTCAACTTCGAAACATTGGCAACCTATGTCTACAACTTTGCCTCTGACGAACAACTCGAATTGGCAGCCCTACCTGCGGTGCTGCTGGTATTAGTCGGATTGATTCCCTTAGTTATGGTTAACCGTTCACTGGAGCATACACACTGATGAGCTGTGCATTATCAATCAATAACTTAACTTGTAAGTACGATGAACAGACAACCGTATTGGAATCTCTGTCGCTAGAGGTGGAACACGGTGAGATTGTTTGCTTACTAGGTGCGAGTGGCTGCGGGAAGACCACTTTACTTAAAGCGATTGCGGGCTTGTTGCCGCTCAGCTCAGGCTCAATGAGTTTGAACTGTATGACGATTGACGACGGTAAACACTGGCTGCCGCCTGAGCAGCGTAATATTGGTATGATTTTTCAGGATTACGCCCTTTTCCCACACTTAACTGTTGAAGAAAATGTGGCTTTTGGTCTGAAGACGTTGGCTAATGGTGATAGAAAAGCCAAAGTGGCAGAAATGCTTGAGCTGGTTCACCTGACAGGTTTTGAGGGGCGCTATCCGCATCAGTTGTCCGGTGGACAGCAGCAGCGTGTGGCTATTGCTCGCTCATTAGCATACAAACCTGACCTACTGCTGTTAGATGAACCCTTTTCTAACATAGACACTCAGGTTCGACACGAGTTAATTGCAGAAATCCGTAAGATCTTCAAAAAGCATGGCGTCACGGCGATATTTGTTACTCATAGTCGGGAAGAGGCGTTTGCCTTCGCCGATAAGATGGCGGTGATGAACCACGGCGTGATTGAACAGTATGGTACGGCGAGTGAGCTTTACTATCAGCCTTCGAGCAAATTTGTTGCGGATTTCTTAGGAGGCGGCAGCTACTTGATCGCGAAGCGTGTGTCTGAGTCTGAGTTTGAAACTGAGTTAGGGGTGGTTGAGGCGCAAGCTCAGCAAGAAATTCAGCTACAAGCGGAATGTGAGCTATTGCTGCGTCCACAGCATGTTCAGATCAGTGCGACTGAGGAGAGTAGTGTGACGGTTTTGGAGCAACAGTTTATGGGTGACCATTGCCGTTATGTGATTGATGCCAGTGGTAGCCGATTGTTGGCCAGTTCCGCGGAGCCACTGTCGATAGGTCAACCTGTCTCGGTTAAAGTTGAAACGCAAGGTGTATTGGCTTTTTAAATAACAAAACACCCAGCAAATCGCTAGGTGTTTTGAGCTCTAGGCTAGTTACAGTTGTAAGAATGTTTTGAACTGTTCAACGATGCCTTCTGCGGTCTCCTTGTCCGCCATCTCTGCAAAGATACGCAGAAGAGGCTCGGTACCAGAGAATCGGGCAATGACCCAACCGCCATTTTTGAAATAGACTTTAGCGCCATCTTCGTAGCTCACGCGTTCAATTTCAAACTCAAACTGTGGTAGTTGCTTCTCGACATATATCTTGTGGTGGAGTGCCTGCTTTTGTCCGGCTTTAAAGCTACAGTCTCCTTCAGCCGTATAGGCGTAGCCGTATTTGGTATAGATTTCATCAAGCAGCTCAGAAAGCTTTTTGCCTGTCACTGAAATCATCTCAACCAGCAGACTGGAGGCAAACACGCCATCTTTACCTTTGATATGGCCGCGAATGGTCAAACCGCCCGAGCTTTCACCACCGATCAACGAATCATCGGCTTCCATTTGCGAGCTGATGTGCTTAAAGCCGACGGGTACTTCAAAGCTCTTCTCACCGTGGTCAGCTGCTATTTTGTCGAGGATATGAGTAGTCGCAATGTTACGAACTACGGAGCCGGACCAGCCTTTGTACTCAAGCAAGTAATAGTAAAGCAGGATCAGCACTTCATTAGGGTGAATAAAGTGACCTTTTTCGTCGATGATGCCGAGACGATCAGCGTCACCATCGGTACCAATACCAATATCGTAACCTTGCTCTGCAACAAGATGTTTTAGACGATATAAAGTGGCAGCGCTGGGAGACGGCATCAAGCCACCAAAGTCAGGGTTTTTGCCATCGTTAATCACATCAACGTCACAGCGACCATTGATCAATACCGTTTGCAGCGCGTTTTTAGCCACACCAAACATAGGATCAATCAGTACACGTAAATTGGCTTTTTTGATCGCTTCTATGTCGATAAAATCGATAATCGAATCGACGAATTCGTTCATTGGGTTAATGATTGTAATCAGTTTATCTTCAACCGCCTGCTCAAACTCTACGCTTTGCACTTTATCGCCAGTTAAAGCTGCAATTTGAGTTTCGATCTTTTCAGTGATTATCTCATCGGCATCACGGCCCCCTTCAATAAAGACTTTAATGCCGTTGTAATCTGCTGGGTTGTGGGACGCAGTAATGCATGCCGAGTAGGCACAACCCATCGCTTTGGCTTTAAACATCACAATTGGCGTCGGAACAAATTTGTCGATGAAGCTAACGGGAATATTGTTAGCAGCAAGCACCTCGGCGAACCAGCGCCCCGCTTTATCGGATAAAAAACGACGGTCATAACCAATAATGAATCCTTTGTCGGCGACTTTCTCGTGGTTGATGATGTTTGCCAGCGCTTGGGCAACCAAGCGAACATTGTCTTTGGTAAACTCTTCACCGATAAATGCGCGCCAGCCACCAGTACCAAACTTAATCATTGCTTTAATCCTTTATTCAACAAAAGAGCCTCTGCGAGAGAGGCCCGTTGGGTAGTTAACCAAGTACAACGACGACGTCGTTGACGCTGCCTTTTGGCTGTACGGGTATCGCGGAGCCAGACACTTCTTCTCCATTGACTAGGATCGATTTGACCCCTTTGCTCACTGAGTCTGGGTTCTCCACTTTGATGTTGTACGTCGCCTCTAGCCACTGACGGGTCACTTCGAAACCCGGCCAGTTGGTTGGGATACACGGATCAATCGTCAGCCCGTCAAAACCTGTACGTACGCCAAGAATGAAGTTGGTGACTGCGAAGTAAGCCCAGCCCGATGTGCCAGTTAGCCACGGGTGGTTGGCACGTCCGTGATCTTGGTGGTCACGACCCATGATGAACTGCACGTAAGAGTAGGGTTCTGCAATCCGTTTTTCGATAATGTCATTTTGGTTGTATGGGTTGAGTGCATCGTAAAATTTCATTGCACGGTCACCACGCCCCAATTTCGCTTCTGCAACCCAAGCCCATGGGTTTGGATGTGAGAAGATAGCGCCGTTTTCTTTGACGCCTTGATAAACGCGAGTGACGAAGCCGATGTCATCGTTAGGTGTGGCGAAAGATGGAGAGTTGAGGTGTAAGCCATACTCTGAGAATAGGTTCTCATCAACCGCATCCATCGCTTTCTCACCACGCTCTTGAGAAACGGCACCAGACAATACTGCTAGCGTATTTGACTCTAAGTGAACTCGACCTTCTGTTTGCTGAGCAGTACCGATCTTGTCACCATCTTTAGTCAGACCACGGATGTACCAACCGCCTTCATCATCCCAAAGATGTGTCTCACATGCTTCACGAACGTTTGCTGCCATTTCGGTGTATTTCTCTACATCTGCGTCTTTGCCCAAGAATTTAGCAAGGTCGATGAACTCTTGTAGCGCCCAGAAATGGAGGAACGACACCATTGATGATTCGCCACCGCCTAGGTTCAGGCAGTCGTTCCAGTCTGCGCGTAGACCTTTACAGATACCGGTTTGACCTACGTACTCAGCCGAGAAATCTAGGGCAGCTTTCATGTGATCATAAACGCTGGCATCGCCACCATCTGCGTAAGGAATTATTTCGTCGAAGAAGCTGTGCTCACCGATTTCCATCACGTATTTACAGATGGTTGGCACTAACCATAGGTGGTCATCAGAACACGTGTCTTCAATGCCGTGGATTTTGTCTTCGTCGGAAGGGGTAGGAACAACCGTTGGTGACTTAGACGGTTTCACGTCTGCTTTCTCTGGATCGAACCAGTCTGGATCGAATAGGTGCAGACCATAACCCGCTTTCACCTGACCGCGCAGTAGATCAACGATACGCTTGCGTGTCATTGCTGGGTTGGCATGAGGGACTGAAATCGCATCTTGTGCGGTATCGCGGTAACCAAGGCCAGTACGACCACCTACTTCGATAAAGGATGCAAAACGAGACCACACCACACAGGTTTCAGCTTGGTATAGTGTCCAAGCATTAATCATGGTATCTAGACCTTGGTTT
This window of the Vibrio neptunius genome carries:
- a CDS encoding N,N'-diacetylchitobiose phosphorylase, with translation MKYGYFDNENREYVITRPDVPAPWTNYLGTEKFCTVISHNAGGYSFYNSPEYNRVTKFRPNATFDRPGHYVYLRDDETGDYWSISWQPVAKSLDEANYEVRHGLSYSKFKCKYSGITATKTLFVPKGEDAEIWDVVIKNTSEKPRTISAFSFVEFSFSHIQSDNQNHQMSLYSAGTTYNEGVIEYDLYYNTNDFEGFYYLASTFSPDSYDGQRDSFLGLYRDEANPIAVEKGQCSNTAQTCYNHCGSLHKQFTIQPGEEVRFAYILGIGKGNGERLRAQYQDLAEVDNAFAGIKAHWEERCGKFQVTSPNQGLDTMINAWTLYQAETCVVWSRFASFIEVGGRTGLGYRDTAQDAISVPHANPAMTRKRIVDLLRGQVKAGYGLHLFDPDWFDPEKADVKPSKSPTVVPTPSDEDKIHGIEDTCSDDHLWLVPTICKYVMEIGEHSFFDEIIPYADGGDASVYDHMKAALDFSAEYVGQTGICKGLRADWNDCLNLGGGESSMVSFLHFWALQEFIDLAKFLGKDADVEKYTEMAANVREACETHLWDDEGGWYIRGLTKDGDKIGTAQQTEGRVHLESNTLAVLSGAVSQERGEKAMDAVDENLFSEYGLHLNSPSFATPNDDIGFVTRVYQGVKENGAIFSHPNPWAWVAEAKLGRGDRAMKFYDALNPYNQNDIIEKRIAEPYSYVQFIMGRDHQDHGRANHPWLTGTSGWAYFAVTNFILGVRTGFDGLTIDPCIPTNWPGFEVTRQWLEATYNIKVENPDSVSKGVKSILVNGEEVSGSAIPVQPKGSVNDVVVVLG